Proteins encoded by one window of Plasmodium falciparum 3D7 genome assembly, chromosome: 4:
- a CDS encoding prohibitin-like protein PHBL, putative, whose product MKRHFIKLKYDIRNVNYYHLHKINIRNIHNIIKNERAKNTDLSVNNNPRINEKKCVENENFIYPNINIDIKKNEMHIIDDKVERIKYEEKENENENENEKIKLLKVKNVKLLTCCIITTLFFYFTLKKVPEGYVCLVQNKYDGKVIPYIYDDLMTFFFNPLKYKVIHMRIIPIQRKYTNVYETLDKQKIKVKLEVKMKPKIPFIIDIYSTFGINYSTCYIEKEMNFDLKNVIKYYNLNTLLENNQSVHDDNATVDDAIDQIMDRFYDSSIFHKIILMDVTILFEKVE is encoded by the coding sequence atgaaacgtcattttataaaattgaaatatGATATAAGAAATGTAAACTATTACCATTTACACaagataaatataagaaatatacataacataataaaaaatgaaagagcTAAAAATACAGATTTAAgtgttaataataatccaagaataaatgaaaagaaatgtgtagaaaatgaaaattttatatatcctaatattaatattgatattaaaaaaaatgaaatgcaTATAATAGATGATAAAGttgaaagaataaaatatgaagaaaaagaaaatgaaaatgaaaatgaaaatgaaaaaataaaattattaaaagtaaaaaatgtaaaattattaacCTGTTGTATAATTACAActctctttttttatttcacaCTTAAAAAAGTTCCTGAAGGTTATGTATGCTTAgttcaaaataaatatgatggaAAAGTtataccatatatatatgacgaTTTGATgactttcttttttaatcctttaaaatataaagttaTACATATGAGAATTATACCTATACAAAGGAAGTATACAAATGTATATGAAACATTggataaacaaaaaattaaagtaaAATTAGAAGTTAAAATGAAACCTAAAATACCCTTTATTATTGATATTTATAGTACCTTTGGTATAAATTATAGTACCTGttatattgaaaaagaaatgaattttgatttaaaaaatgttatcAAATATTATAACTTAAATACATTACTAGAAAATAATCAAAGTGTTCATGATGATAATGCTACAGTGGATGATGCAATAGATCAAATTATGGACCGCTTTTACGATTCCTCTATATTCCACAAAATTATTCTTATGGATGTTACCATATTATTTGAAAAGgtggaataa